A window of Diospyros lotus cultivar Yz01 chromosome 14, ASM1463336v1, whole genome shotgun sequence contains these coding sequences:
- the LOC127791186 gene encoding uncharacterized protein LOC127791186 isoform X2: MCAAASCSNLAVQLMKQKKAAAVLYHYPCPDGAFAALAAHIYFSATSTPALFFPNTVYSPISAEQLPLSEIEDIYLLDFVGSPGFVQQISPRVHRVVVLDHHKTACEMLGPKTSSIIGENVFLVIDMERSGATVAYDFFKDKLLRNADVSDSCKFALREFERVKPLIDYVEDGDLWKWRLENSKAFSSGLKDLNIEYNIRSNPNLFQQLCALELESVINEGMLSLSNKQKLINEVLEQSYKLALGGGAFGHCLAVNADSVFELRSDLGHQLANKSRQMNLRGIGAVAYKVSELETDSILKISLRSVDGEDTTPISQAFGGGGHQNASSFMLSTTDFERWKRSAWTLT; encoded by the exons ATGTGCGCGGCGGCATCCTGTAGTAATCTGGCCGTGCAATTGATGAAGCAGAAGAAGGCCGCCGCCGTTCTTTACCACTACCCCTGTCCAGATGGCGCCTTCGCCGCTTTGGCCGCTCACATTTACTTCTCTGCTACTTCCACTCCCGCTCTCTTTTTCCCCAACACCGTCTATTCTCCTATCAG TGCCGAACAACTTCCTCTGAGCGAAATTGAGGACATATACCTCTTAGATTTTGTGGGAAGCCCTGGTTTTGTTCAACAAATTTCTCCCAGAGTTCACAG GGTGGTAGTGTTAGACCACCACAAAACTGCATGTGAGATGTTAGGTCCCAAAACTTCTTCCATCATTGGAGAAAACGTGTTTCTGGTAATTGATATGGAAAGGAGTGGTGCTACGGTTGCATATGATTTTTTCAAGGACAAACTCCTTAGGAATGCTGATGTCAGTGACAGCTGCAAGTTCGCACTCAGAGAATTTGAGCGTGTTAAGCCGCTTATTGATTATGTGGAAGATGGAGACCTTTGGAAGTGGAGGCTTGAGAATAGCAAAGCATTCAGTAGcggtttgaaagatttgaacaTTGAATATAACATCAGATCGAATCCCAATTTGTTTCAGCAG TTATGTGCTTTGGAGCTTGAGTCTGTCATCAATGAAGGTATGCTGAGCTTATCTAACAAGCAGAAACTGATAAATGAGGTTCTTGAGCAGTCATACAAATTGGCACTTGGAGGTGGAGCATTTGGACATTGCCTG GCTGTTAACGCAGATTCTGTTTTTGAGCTGAGGAGTGACCTTGGGCATCAGTTAGCTAATAAAAGTCGACAAATGAATTTGAG GGGAATTGGGGCTGTTGCATATAAAGTATCAGAGCTTGAAACTGACAGCATCCTGAAAATAAGCCTCAGGAGTGTGGATGGAGAAGACACAACCCCAATATCCCAG GCATTTGGAGGTGGCGGGCACCAAAATGCAAGTTCATTCATGCTGAGCACCACTGATTTTGAGAGGTGGAAGCGTTCTGCTTGGACCCTTACCTAG
- the LOC127791186 gene encoding uncharacterized protein LOC127791186 isoform X1 — protein MCAAASCSNLAVQLMKQKKAAAVLYHYPCPDGAFAALAAHIYFSATSTPALFFPNTVYSPISAEQLPLSEIEDIYLLDFVGSPGFVQQISPRVHRVVVLDHHKTACEMLGPKTSSIIGENVFLVIDMERSGATVAYDFFKDKLLRNADVSDSCKFALREFERVKPLIDYVEDGDLWKWRLENSKAFSSGLKDLNIEYNIRSNPNLFQQLCALELESVINEGMLSLSNKQKLINEVLEQSYKLALGGGAFGHCLAVNADSVFELRSDLGHQLANKSRQMNLRGIGAVAYKVSELETDSILKISLRSVDGEDTTPISQATCTVSQAFGGGGHQNASSFMLSTTDFERWKRSAWTLT, from the exons ATGTGCGCGGCGGCATCCTGTAGTAATCTGGCCGTGCAATTGATGAAGCAGAAGAAGGCCGCCGCCGTTCTTTACCACTACCCCTGTCCAGATGGCGCCTTCGCCGCTTTGGCCGCTCACATTTACTTCTCTGCTACTTCCACTCCCGCTCTCTTTTTCCCCAACACCGTCTATTCTCCTATCAG TGCCGAACAACTTCCTCTGAGCGAAATTGAGGACATATACCTCTTAGATTTTGTGGGAAGCCCTGGTTTTGTTCAACAAATTTCTCCCAGAGTTCACAG GGTGGTAGTGTTAGACCACCACAAAACTGCATGTGAGATGTTAGGTCCCAAAACTTCTTCCATCATTGGAGAAAACGTGTTTCTGGTAATTGATATGGAAAGGAGTGGTGCTACGGTTGCATATGATTTTTTCAAGGACAAACTCCTTAGGAATGCTGATGTCAGTGACAGCTGCAAGTTCGCACTCAGAGAATTTGAGCGTGTTAAGCCGCTTATTGATTATGTGGAAGATGGAGACCTTTGGAAGTGGAGGCTTGAGAATAGCAAAGCATTCAGTAGcggtttgaaagatttgaacaTTGAATATAACATCAGATCGAATCCCAATTTGTTTCAGCAG TTATGTGCTTTGGAGCTTGAGTCTGTCATCAATGAAGGTATGCTGAGCTTATCTAACAAGCAGAAACTGATAAATGAGGTTCTTGAGCAGTCATACAAATTGGCACTTGGAGGTGGAGCATTTGGACATTGCCTG GCTGTTAACGCAGATTCTGTTTTTGAGCTGAGGAGTGACCTTGGGCATCAGTTAGCTAATAAAAGTCGACAAATGAATTTGAG GGGAATTGGGGCTGTTGCATATAAAGTATCAGAGCTTGAAACTGACAGCATCCTGAAAATAAGCCTCAGGAGTGTGGATGGAGAAGACACAACCCCAATATCCCAG GCCACATGCACCGTTTCACAGGCATTTGGAGGTGGCGGGCACCAAAATGCAAGTTCATTCATGCTGAGCACCACTGATTTTGAGAGGTGGAAGCGTTCTGCTTGGACCCTTACCTAG